Within the Flavobacterium sp. N502536 genome, the region TGCTGAAAAAATTGGTTATACCCCCGAACAGATAAAATGGAGTCAGGAAAACGAAGCGTATATGTGGCGCTATTTTATTGAGAATGAAATGCTGTACAGCGACGATCCAAAACTAACAGGCCGCTTTATAGCACCGGCACCATTTTCTAAATTCTTTTTGGAAATAGATAATGATACACCGGGTCGAATAGGAGCTTGGCTTGGATGGCAAATGGTACGGTCGTATATGAAGAATAATAACGTAACTTTGCCGGAATTATTAAAAACAGAATCAAAGGTAATCTTTGAAAAATCAAAATATAAACCTAAGAAATAATGTCAGATACAATAAAATCAGAAATTAGATTCAATATAGAATTAGATCAAAACCGCGTTCCGGAAAAATTATCCTGGACAGCAAAGGACGGCGGAGTAGAAGCGGAAGATGCAAAGGCAATTATGTTGTCTATTTGGGACAGTAAAGCCAAAGAAAGCATGCGTATTGATTTGTGGACAAAAGATATGCCGGTAGATGAAATGAAGATTTTCTTCCACCAGACTTTGGTTGCGATGGCGGATACTTTCAAACGTGCTACCGACGATGAGAAAATGTCAGATACCATGAAGGACTTCTGTGATTATTTTGCAGAAAAACTGGATCTGACTAAATAGTTGAAATTCCAAACTTTAAATCTCAAATTCCAATATCAAAAATCCCAAATTCCAATTGTAAGGATGGAATTTGGGATTTTTTATTGAATATTTTGGGATTTGGAATTTCCCTATTGGAATTTTTTTTATAAAAAAAAACAGTAGTTAAAATTCCAATATAAAAAAAATCCCAAGTTCCAATTGTAAGGTTGGAATTTGGGATTTCTTTTATTGATTCTTTTGGGATTTGGAATTTCCCTATTGGGATTTGGAATTTAAAACCCCGAGTTGTTTTTAAAAACCTCCTGGTTTACTTCGTCGATATACGCTAAAAGCTCTTCTTTTCCGATGGCCTCGGTAGACGAGGTTACGAAATATTGAGGCATTTCGGCCCAGTTATTGGCGAACATTTGTTTTTTGTAGGCTGCAATATGAGAATCGATTTTTACTTTGCTGATTTTATCTGCTTTGGTAAAGATGATGCAAAACGGAATTTCGCTTTCTCCCATATAAGACATGAATTCGATGTCAATTTTTTGCGCTTCATGGCGGATGTCAATCAAAACAAAAGCGCAAACTAATTGCTCTCTGGTTTCAAAATAATCCGTGATAAATTGCTGGAAAACAGATTTTGTTTTCTTGGATACTTTGGCGTAGCCATAACCCGGTAAATCGACAAGGAACCAATTGCTGTTAATCTTAAAATGATTGATTAACTGTGTTTTTCCAGGTCGTCCTGATGTTTTTGCTAAATTTTTATGATTGGTAAGCATGTTGATCAAGGAGGATTTACCTACGTTTGATCTTCCGATAAAAGCATATTCTGGTAAAAATTCCTGCGGGCATTTTGATACTTCAGAATTGCTGACAATGAATTCGGCGGTATTAATTTTCATGTTTTTTGTTTTTAAAACCTCCTAAAAGTCGAAAGTTAGATGCTATAAATTCTTTTTAACGAGCCATTCTTCCAGAATTTTGTTGAATTCCTGAGGATGCTCCATCATAGCAGCGTGTCCACATTTGTCTATCCAGTACAAAGTTGAATTAGGCAATAATTTATCAAATTCTTCGGCAACATTTGGGGGAGTAACAGCGTCATTTTTACCCCAGATGATACAGGTTTCTGTTGTCATTTTTGGTAAATCTTTGGCCATATTATGACGAATGGCGCTCTTGGCAATCGTCAGGGTTTTGATCAGTTTGATACGGTCATTAACGGTTGCATACACTTCGTCAATAAGCTCCGGTGTTGCAATTGCAGGGTCGTAAAAAACATCTTCAGCTTTCTTTTTGATGTATTCGTAATCGCCTCTTTTTGGATAGCTGTCTCCCATTGCGCTTTCATAAAGTCCTGAGCTTCCTGTTATTACCAGTCCGGCAACTTTTTCAGGATACAACTTTGTGTGATAGAGAGCAATGTGGCCACCTAAAGAATTGCCTAGTAATATAACCTGATCGAAGCCTTTAAAAGTAATAAAGTCTTTTACATACTTGGCAAAGCTTTTTACGTTCGTTTTTAAAATGCTTTGAGTGTATATTGGCAAATCCGGGATTACAACTTTGTATCCTTTTGGTGGAAAATATTCGGCTACAGCATCAAAGTTACTAAGGCCTCCCATTAAGCCATGTAAAATAACGATAGGAGTTCCTTCTCCAGCTTCATAATAGCTGTATTTGCCTTCTTTTTTGTAGTGTTTGTCCATTTAATTTAATGCCAATTTCAATTTGGACAAATATAGGGTTTAATAAATAAAAATGAATTTTTGCCACCGTTTTTTAACTAGATAATTTTAGTATAATTTCTAAGTGATTAAAAATCAGTTGAAATGGGTGTTTTTGATCGATTTTCTAAATGTTAAGAAACCAGCATAATAGCTAAATTTTTAAGAAAAATAGCGCGTATTTTTTTTGAATGATTAGTGTAATTGATGATTCGTTAATAATAAGTTAACGTATTGATTATGTATGGGTTAAGCGAAGTGGGAGGAAAGTGGTTAAACTTATTAACAAAGTGGTACATAGTGGTAAAATGTGGTAATATTTTTTATATTTTTGTCCTATAACATATTAATGAATTTTTCTTGAACACAATTGTCGGAACATATGAGTGTAAAGTCGATGCTAAGGGGAGGCTAATGTTGCCTGCGCCCTTGAAAAAGCAGCTGACTTCCTCTCTTCAAAACGGATTTGTTTTGAAGCGCTCCGTTTTTCAACAGTGTTTAGAATTGTATCCAATGGACGAGTGGGACCTGATGATGCAAAAAATCAACAAGCTGAATCGCTTTGTAAAAAAGAACAATGATTTCATTCGAAGATTTACTGCGGGTGTTAAAGTGGTAGAGATTGATGCATTGGGGCGATTACTGGTTCCAAAAGATTTGGTGACTTTTTCAGGTATTTCTAAAGATGTGGTTTTTTCATCTGCGGTTAATATTGTGGAGATTTGGGA harbors:
- the mraZ gene encoding division/cell wall cluster transcriptional repressor MraZ, producing MNTIVGTYECKVDAKGRLMLPAPLKKQLTSSLQNGFVLKRSVFQQCLELYPMDEWDLMMQKINKLNRFVKKNNDFIRRFTAGVKVVEIDALGRLLVPKDLVTFSGISKDVVFSSAVNIVEIWDKDLYEKSISGEDMDFADLAEEVMGNINDDDNGIS
- a CDS encoding alpha/beta fold hydrolase; translated protein: MDKHYKKEGKYSYYEAGEGTPIVILHGLMGGLSNFDAVAEYFPPKGYKVVIPDLPIYTQSILKTNVKSFAKYVKDFITFKGFDQVILLGNSLGGHIALYHTKLYPEKVAGLVITGSSGLYESAMGDSYPKRGDYEYIKKKAEDVFYDPAIATPELIDEVYATVNDRIKLIKTLTIAKSAIRHNMAKDLPKMTTETCIIWGKNDAVTPPNVAEEFDKLLPNSTLYWIDKCGHAAMMEHPQEFNKILEEWLVKKNL
- the yihA gene encoding ribosome biogenesis GTP-binding protein YihA/YsxC yields the protein MKINTAEFIVSNSEVSKCPQEFLPEYAFIGRSNVGKSSLINMLTNHKNLAKTSGRPGKTQLINHFKINSNWFLVDLPGYGYAKVSKKTKSVFQQFITDYFETREQLVCAFVLIDIRHEAQKIDIEFMSYMGESEIPFCIIFTKADKISKVKIDSHIAAYKKQMFANNWAEMPQYFVTSSTEAIGKEELLAYIDEVNQEVFKNNSGF
- the gldC gene encoding gliding motility protein GldC, which produces MSDTIKSEIRFNIELDQNRVPEKLSWTAKDGGVEAEDAKAIMLSIWDSKAKESMRIDLWTKDMPVDEMKIFFHQTLVAMADTFKRATDDEKMSDTMKDFCDYFAEKLDLTK